The Salvelinus namaycush isolate Seneca chromosome 28, SaNama_1.0, whole genome shotgun sequence genome contains a region encoding:
- the LOC120023350 gene encoding uncharacterized protein LOC120023350, whose product MYVVLDEQSNKSLAKTEFFNLFNINDNSAPYTMKTCSGVTETSGRRAVNFMVESIDGHMQLSLPTLIECDMMPDDRTEIPSPDIAYHHPHLQPVMDKIPAVDPDAPILLLLGRDILRVHKVREQINGPHDTPYAQRLDLGWVIVAVEMYELIRDEMDIDVNAAKFYTDKPHTDAEIRPDVTVFASKVSGAQLGSHRFERFSSWKALNRATARLIHVARSFHEGADNTSCRGWHDCNKPCGTSELSQAKTAIIHCVQHEAFREEFKCLEKGKEFPKQSTLKKLNPVIDEDGLLRVGGRLSSADMSQDEKHPLIIPRTHHVATLLVRHYHEQVAHQGRHFSDGAIRAAGFWIIGSKRLVSGIIHKCVTCRKVRGRLVDQKMADLPADRLSSEPPFTSVGLDVFGPWNVITRRTRGGSADSKRWAVLFTCMSTRAVHIELIESMSTSSFINALRRFFSIRGPAKVLRSDRGTNFIGACRELGIDTNDSELTKYLSDKGCTWIFNPPHSSHMGGSWERLIGVARRILDAMLFQTGSTRLTHEVLSTLMSEVMAIINARPLVSVSTDPDMPAILTPSMLLTQKTSATSAPSGYFSMNDLHGKQWKQVQCLADTFWKRWRQEYLTTLQRRRKWTAEKPNVKVGDVVLLKDSQAHRNDWPVGLVVKTFPSTDKKVRKVELKIVKQGAAKVFLRPISEIVVLLSEAS is encoded by the exons ATGTATGTAGTGCTTGATGAACAGAGTAACAAATCTCTGGCCAAGACAGAGTTTTTCAATCTCTTCAACATCAATGACAACTCTGCTCCATACACCATGAAGACCTGTTCTGGGGTAACAGAGACTTCAGGCAGGAGAGCCGTCAACTTCATGGTGGAGTCTATAGACGGACACATGCAGCTATCTCTCCCTACTCTGATAGAGTGTGATATGATGCCAGACGATAGGACGGAGATTCCCTCCCCCGACATTGCGTATCATCATCCCCATCTGCAACCAGTTATGGACAAAATTCCAGCTGTGGACCCAGACGCTCCCATCCTCCTGCTCTTAGGACGAGACATCTTAAGGGTACACAAGGTACGAGAGCAAATCAATGGGCCCCACGACACTCCTTATGCACAGCGACTCGACCTCGGGTGGGTCATCGTGG CTGTTGAGATGTATGAACTGATCAGAGACGAAATGGACATTGATGTAAATGCGGCCAAGTTCTACACAGACA AGCCTCACACAGACGCAGAGATTCGACCAGACGTCACTGTCTTCGCCTCTAAGGTTTCTGGAGCTCAACTCGGCTCTCATCGCTTTGAGAGGTTCTCAAGCTGGAAAGCTCTCAATCGAGCCACAGCACGACTCATTCATGTTGCCAGATCCTTCCATGAAGGTGCGGACAACACCAGCTGCAGAGGCTGGCATGACTGTAATAAACCATGCGGTACAAGTGAGTTGTCACAAGCCAAAACAGCAATCATTCACTGTGTGCAACATGAAGCCTTCAGAGAGGAATTCAAATGCCTTGAAAAAGGAAAAGAGTTCCCTAAACAAAGTACACTCAAAAAGCTGAACCCAGTGATTGATGAGGATGGGTTGCTGAGGGTGGGAGGCCGCTTATCCTCCGCCGACATGTCACAAGACGAAAAACATCCTCTCATCATCCCACGGACACATCATGTCGCCACCCTGCTGGTAAGACATTATCACGAGCAAGTGGCTCACCAGGGCCGTCATTTTTCAGATGGAGCTATTCGAGCAGCAGGCTTCTGGATTATTGGGAGCAAACGTCTGGTCTCTGGTATCATTCACAAGTGTGTCACCTGCCGCAAGGTTAGAGGAAGGTTAGTTGACCAAAAGATGGCTGACTTGCCTGCAGACAGACTCTCATCTGAACCACCATTCACCAGCGTTGgacttgatgtgtttggaccatggaaTGTCATAACTCGTCGCACTAGAGGTGGTAGTGCAGACTCCAAGCGCTGGGCGGTGCTCTTTACATGTATGTCTACTAGAGCAGTCCATATCGAGCTCATCGAATCCATGTCCACATCCAGCTTCATCAACGCGCTGAGGCGTTTTTTCTCTATCCGTGGTCCAGCAAAAGTGCTACGCTCTGATCGAGGTACAAACTTTATAGGTGCCTGCAGGGAACTGGGTATCGACACAAATGACTCAGAACTGACTAAATACCTCTCAGATAAGGGATGTACTTGGATATTTAATCCTCCACACTCGTCTCATATGGGTGGTTCTTGGGAGAGACTCATTGGGGTTGCCAGACGTATCCTTGATGCTATGCTGTTTCAGACGGGCTCCACTCGTCTCACACATGAGGTCTTGAGCACTCTTATGTCTGAAGTTATGGCAATAATCAATGCGAGACCCCTAGTGTCAGTGTCAACCGACCCTGACATGCCTGCCATTCTCACACCCTCAATGTTACTGACACAAAAGACCAGCGCTACCTCAGCCCCTTCTGGATACTTCAGCATGAACGACCTTCATGGAAAACAGTGGAAGCAAGTCCAGTGTCTCGCTGACACCTTTTGGAAAAGGTGGAGACAGGAGTACCTGACAACGCTGCAGAGACGCAGAAAATGGACAGCAGAAAAGCCAAATGTAAAAGTGGGAGACGTTGTCTTATTGAAAGACAGTCAGGCACACAGAAATGACTGGCCAGTCGGGCTTGTGGTCAAAACCTTTCCCAGTACTGACAAAAAGGTTAGGAAAGTAGAACTAAAAATTGTCAAGCAAGGAGCTGCTAAGGTGTTTCTGAGACCAATCTCAGAGATTGTTGTTCTTCTTTCTGAAGCATCCTAG